The sequence GGGCTCGGCCATGCCGTGCTGTGCGCGGAAAAGCTCGTCGGCGACCAGCCGTTCGCGGTCATCCTCGCGGACGACTTGCTGGACGGTCCCACGCCGGTGCTGCGCCAGATGATCGACGTATTCGATCACTATCACGCGTCGGTGATCGGCGTGGAAGAGATCGCGCCCGAGGCATCGAAATCCTATGGCGTCATCGACGGCAAACGCTGGGAGGACAACCTCTTCAAGCTGTCCGGGATCGTCGAGAAACCGGAGCCCGCGAAAGCGCCGTCGAATTTCGGCGTCGTCGGCCGCTACGTGCTGAAGCCGAAGGTGTTCGAACATCTGCGTGCGCTGCGGCCGGGCGCCGGCGGCGAACTGCAGCTGACGGACGCGATCCAGTCGCTGCTGACCGACGAGCAGGTGCTCGCGCATCGCTACGACGGCACGCGCTTCGATTGCGGCAGCAAGCTCGGCTATCTGAAGGCGACGGTCGAGTTCGCGTTGCGCCACCCGGAAGTGGCCGCGGATTTCGAGAGCTATCTGGCCATGCGCATGTCGGCGCTGCAGGCCGCCTGAGCGCGCGTCCGTCGGGCACGCAGTCATGTGGGCGGCCGTCAGCGATCTCGGTGACGCGGCATTGACCCTGCCGCTTGCCGTCGCCTGCATCGTCTGGCTGACGCGCTCGAGCGCCGGGCCGCATGGCGCGGCGGCGTGGACGCTGATGCTTGCCGCGGGCATGGCGCTGGTCGGCGCCACCAAGTTGCTGTACGCCGGCTGCGGCATCCAGGTTCGCGCGCTCGATTTCCGCGTGATCAGCGGCCACACGATGCTCGCGTCGGCGGTATGGCCGATGACCTGCGCGTTTGCGCTGGCCGGCTGCGCGCCGATCCGGCCGAGCACGTCGCTGTCGCTCGGGCTGGCGCTCGGAGCGCTGATCGGCGTCGCCCGCGTGTTCGACGATGCGCACACGCCGTCGGAAGTCGTCGCCGGCTGGATCGTCGGTTCCACGGTCGCGCTGTCGTTCGCGTGGCGGCACGGTGCACCGCGTGTCGACGCCCGGTATCGCGTGCTCGCCGCCGGTTCGCTGATTGCCGTGTCGGCCGTCGCCTATGGTCGTCACGCGCCGATCCAGGCCGCGATCGAACTGTATTCGCCATTTCTGTGCGGGCGCTTCGTCATGCCGCCATGACGGTCGCGGCTCCAAGTCGCTGCGAAGTATCCGGCCGACCAGCGAGCGCGCACCCTATCCGCGTGTCCGATCCCGCCGGAAAAAGACAGAATCCCGCCGCGATCGGACAACCGGTCTCACCCGGCCGTCCAGCCATCTATGCTTGATCGCCTGTATGCGCGCCGCCGTGCCGAACCGCGGGCGCGCATGCCTCGTGCGAACCGGCGAGCCAGCCCTGCCTGACGGGCATCCCGCCCGCGTCGCACGGCCACTCGCCGCGCGGCGCCGGAACGACCGGCATGCGGCACATCCGGATTCCCCGATCGGGCGCACGCATGTCGACCTTGCTATTTTCAGCCAGCGTACTGTTCTTCTCCCTCAATGCGTTCAGCGTACGGGCGACCTTCGCCGCGTATTTCCTGCTCTGCGCGCTCGCGTTTCTCCGGGCGCCGACCTTGATGACGCGCCAGCGCCACCTGTTTCCGGTTTGCGCGTACTGGCTGATCAGCACCTGTCTCGCGTTCATCCTGTCCGCGTTCGGCGATTTCTACGTGAACTTCTACATCAAGTTCCTGCTGATCCAGACGTACATCGCGCTGAGCTACTGGATGTTTGCCGGCGGCGTACTCACGCGGCACGCGCTCGACACGGCATGCAGGACGCTGATTTACATCCACGCCGCGTTC comes from Burkholderia lata and encodes:
- a CDS encoding phosphatase PAP2 family protein, producing the protein MWAAVSDLGDAALTLPLAVACIVWLTRSSAGPHGAAAWTLMLAAGMALVGATKLLYAGCGIQVRALDFRVISGHTMLASAVWPMTCAFALAGCAPIRPSTSLSLGLALGALIGVARVFDDAHTPSEVVAGWIVGSTVALSFAWRHGAPRVDARYRVLAAGSLIAVSAVAYGRHAPIQAAIELYSPFLCGRFVMPP
- the galU gene encoding UTP--glucose-1-phosphate uridylyltransferase GalU, which translates into the protein MLKVTKAVFPVAGLGTRFLPATKASPKEMLPVVDKPLIQYAVEEAIDAGITEMIFVTGRSKRAIEDHFDKSYEIEAELEARGKEKLLSLVRSIKPSHVDCFYVRQAEALGLGHAVLCAEKLVGDQPFAVILADDLLDGPTPVLRQMIDVFDHYHASVIGVEEIAPEASKSYGVIDGKRWEDNLFKLSGIVEKPEPAKAPSNFGVVGRYVLKPKVFEHLRALRPGAGGELQLTDAIQSLLTDEQVLAHRYDGTRFDCGSKLGYLKATVEFALRHPEVAADFESYLAMRMSALQAA